In Streptomyces sp. NBC_00704, a genomic segment contains:
- a CDS encoding HpcH/HpaI aldolase/citrate lyase family protein, which yields MTVNRLRPRRSCLAVPGSNPRFLEKAQGLPADQVFLDLEDACAPLAKPEARHTIVKFLNEGDWTGKTRVVRVNDWTTEWTYRDVVTVVEGAGPNLDCIMLPKVQNAQQIVALDLLLTQIEKTMGFEVGRIGIEAQIENAQGLNNVNEIAQASPRIETIIFGPADFMASINMKSLVVGEQPPGYPADAYHYILMKILMAARANDLQAIDGPYLQIRNVDGYRAVAQRAAALGFDGKWVLHPGQVEASNEIFSPSQEDYDHAELILDAYDYYTSEAGGKKGSAMLGDEMIDEASRKMALVISGKGRAAGMRRTSKFETPDN from the coding sequence ATGACTGTCAACCGTCTTCGTCCGCGGCGCTCCTGTCTCGCCGTTCCGGGCAGCAACCCCCGCTTCCTGGAGAAGGCGCAGGGTCTGCCGGCCGACCAGGTCTTCCTGGACCTCGAGGACGCGTGCGCGCCGCTCGCCAAGCCCGAGGCGCGGCACACCATCGTCAAGTTCCTCAACGAGGGCGACTGGACGGGCAAGACGAGGGTCGTGCGCGTCAACGACTGGACGACCGAATGGACGTACCGCGACGTCGTCACGGTCGTCGAGGGCGCCGGCCCCAACCTCGACTGCATCATGCTGCCGAAGGTGCAGAACGCCCAGCAGATCGTCGCCCTGGACCTGCTCCTGACGCAGATCGAGAAGACCATGGGCTTCGAGGTCGGCCGCATCGGCATCGAGGCGCAGATCGAGAACGCGCAGGGCCTGAACAACGTCAACGAGATCGCGCAGGCCTCGCCGCGCATCGAGACGATCATCTTCGGCCCGGCCGACTTCATGGCCTCCATCAACATGAAGTCGCTGGTCGTGGGCGAGCAGCCGCCCGGTTACCCGGCGGACGCCTACCACTACATCCTGATGAAGATCCTGATGGCGGCCCGCGCCAACGACCTCCAGGCGATCGACGGCCCCTACCTGCAGATCCGCAACGTGGACGGCTACCGCGCGGTCGCGCAGCGCGCCGCCGCGCTGGGCTTCGACGGCAAGTGGGTGCTGCACCCGGGCCAGGTCGAGGCGTCCAACGAGATCTTCTCGCCGTCGCAGGAGGACTACGACCACGCCGAGCTGATCCTGGACGCCTACGACTACTACACGTCCGAGGCGGGCGGGAAGAAGGGCTCGGCGATGCTCGGCGACGAGATGATCGACGAGGCCAGCCGCAAGATGGCGCTGGTCATCTCCGGCAAGGGACGGGCGGCCGGCATGCGGCGCACGTCGAAGTTCGAGACCCCCGACAACTAA
- a CDS encoding protein meaA, whose amino-acid sequence MTERQSAEGKREKDRPWLMRTYAGHSTAKASNELYRRNLAKGQTGLSVAFDLPTQTGYDSDHVLARGEVGRVGVPVAHLGDMRRLFQDIPLEQMNTSMTINATAMWLLALYQVVAEEQGADVTLLQGTTQNDIVKEYLSRGTHVFPPGPSLRLTTDMIAYTVSHMPKWNPINICSYHLQEAGATPVQEISYAMSTAIAVLDAVRDSGQVPAEKFGDVVARISFFVNAGVRFVEEMCKMRAFGRIWDQVTRERYGIENPKQRRFRYGVQVNSLGLTEAQPENNVQRIVLEMLAVTLSKDARARAVQLPAWNEALGLPRPWDQQWSLRIQQVLAHESDLLEYEDIFDGSHVIEAKVAELVEASLAEIGRIQEMGGAMAAVESGYLKSQLVSSHAERRARIESGQEKIIGVNIFETTEPNPLTADLDTAIQTVDPAVEARVVASLQHWRDTRYQPPFNHPRPCKALEKLKEAAKGTANLMEATLECARAGVTTGEWAGALREVFGEFRAPTGVSSAPVAVPAEEGSAMSDVRRRVDLTAKDMGVGKLRFLVGKPGLDGHSNGAEQIAVRARDAGFEVVYQGIRLTPEQIVDAALEEDVHAVGLSILSGSHAQLVPDVLERLRVAGATDIPVIAGGIIPNGDAEQLRAAGVAAVFTPKDFDITGIIGRIVDEIRKANKLDPLEVPA is encoded by the coding sequence ATGACTGAGCGTCAGTCCGCCGAAGGAAAGCGGGAGAAGGATCGGCCGTGGCTCATGCGCACGTACGCCGGCCACTCCACGGCCAAGGCGTCCAACGAGCTGTACCGGCGCAACCTCGCCAAGGGGCAGACGGGTCTGTCGGTCGCGTTCGACCTGCCCACCCAGACCGGGTACGACTCCGACCACGTCCTCGCCCGCGGCGAGGTCGGCCGGGTCGGCGTGCCGGTGGCCCATCTCGGCGACATGCGCAGGCTGTTCCAGGACATCCCCCTGGAGCAGATGAACACCTCGATGACGATCAACGCCACCGCCATGTGGCTGCTGGCGCTCTACCAGGTCGTCGCCGAGGAGCAGGGCGCCGACGTCACCCTGCTCCAGGGCACGACCCAGAACGACATCGTCAAGGAGTACCTGTCCCGCGGCACGCACGTCTTCCCGCCGGGACCGAGCCTGCGCCTGACGACGGACATGATCGCGTACACGGTCTCCCACATGCCGAAGTGGAACCCGATCAACATCTGCAGCTACCACCTGCAGGAGGCCGGGGCCACGCCGGTGCAGGAGATCTCGTACGCGATGTCCACGGCGATCGCCGTGCTGGACGCCGTCCGGGACTCCGGGCAGGTGCCGGCCGAGAAGTTCGGCGACGTCGTCGCCCGCATCTCCTTCTTCGTGAACGCGGGCGTCCGCTTCGTCGAGGAGATGTGCAAGATGCGCGCCTTCGGCCGCATCTGGGACCAGGTCACCCGTGAGCGCTACGGCATCGAGAACCCCAAGCAGCGCCGCTTCCGCTACGGCGTCCAGGTCAACTCGCTGGGGCTGACCGAGGCGCAGCCGGAGAACAACGTCCAGCGGATCGTGCTGGAGATGCTCGCCGTGACGCTGTCGAAGGACGCCCGCGCGCGTGCCGTGCAGCTGCCGGCCTGGAACGAGGCGCTCGGGCTGCCCCGGCCCTGGGACCAGCAGTGGAGCCTGCGCATCCAGCAGGTCCTCGCCCACGAGAGCGACCTGCTGGAGTACGAGGACATCTTCGACGGTTCGCACGTGATCGAGGCCAAGGTGGCCGAGCTGGTCGAGGCCTCCCTCGCGGAGATCGGGCGGATCCAGGAGATGGGCGGCGCGATGGCCGCCGTCGAGTCCGGCTACCTCAAGTCGCAGCTGGTCTCCTCGCACGCCGAGCGCCGGGCCCGGATCGAGTCCGGGCAGGAGAAGATCATCGGCGTCAACATCTTCGAGACGACCGAGCCCAACCCGCTGACCGCCGACCTCGACACCGCGATCCAGACGGTCGACCCGGCGGTCGAGGCACGGGTCGTCGCCTCCCTGCAGCACTGGCGCGACACGCGCTACCAGCCGCCCTTCAACCACCCGCGCCCCTGCAAGGCGCTGGAGAAGCTGAAGGAGGCCGCGAAGGGCACCGCCAACCTCATGGAGGCCACCCTGGAGTGCGCCCGCGCCGGGGTCACGACCGGCGAGTGGGCCGGGGCGCTGCGCGAGGTGTTCGGCGAGTTCCGCGCACCGACGGGCGTGTCGTCCGCGCCGGTGGCGGTCCCCGCGGAGGAGGGTTCGGCCATGTCCGACGTCCGCCGCAGGGTCGACCTGACCGCGAAGGACATGGGCGTCGGCAAACTGCGCTTCCTGGTCGGCAAGCCGGGCCTGGACGGTCACTCCAACGGCGCCGAGCAGATCGCCGTGCGCGCCCGCGACGCCGGGTTCGAGGTCGTCTACCAGGGCATCCGGCTGACGCCCGAGCAGATCGTGGACGCCGCGCTGGAGGAGGACGTCCACGCCGTGGGCCTGTCCATCCTCTCCGGATCGCACGCCCAGCTGGTGCCGGACGTCCTCGAACGGCTCCGTGTGGCCGGTGCCACAGACATCCCGGTGATCGCCGGTGGCATCATCCCGAACGGGGACGCCGAGCAGCTCAGGGCCGCGGGCGTCGCCGCGGTCTTCACCCCGAAGGACTTCGACATCACCGGAATCATCGGCCGCATCGTCGACGAGATCCGCAAAGCGAACAAGCTCGACCCCCTGGAGGTCCCCGCATGA